In one window of Camelina sativa cultivar DH55 chromosome 15, Cs, whole genome shotgun sequence DNA:
- the LOC104746778 gene encoding auxin-responsive protein IAA2 isoform X1, whose protein sequence is MAYEKKVNELNLKDTELCLGLPGRTEEIKEEQEVSCVKSNNKRQFEETRDEEESTPPTKTQIVGWPPVRSYRKNNSVSYVKVSMDGAPYLRKIDLKTYKNYPELLKALENMFKFTVGEYSEREGYKGSGFVPTYEDKDGDWMLVGDVPWDMFSSSCKRLRIMKGSDAPTLDASL, encoded by the exons ATGGCGTACGAGAAGAAAGTCAACGAGCTTAACCTTAAAGACACGGAGCTATGTCTTGGATTACCAGGAAGAACAGaggaaatcaaagaagaacaagaggtTTCTTGCGTTAAAAGCAACAACAAGCGTCAATTTGAGGAAACTcgtgatgaagaagaatctaCACCTCCTACGAA AACTCAAATCGTTGGATGGCCACCGGTGAGATCTTACCGTAAGAACAACAGTGTGAGTTACGTGAAAGTGAGTATGGACGGAGCTCCATACCTCCGAAAGATCGATCTCAAGACATACAAAAACTACCCCGAGCTTCTCAAGGCGTTAGAGAACATGTTCAAGTTCACCGTTGGTGAATACTCTGAGAGAGAAGGATACAAAGGATCTGGATTTGTACCAACATACGAGGACAAAGATGGCGATTGGATGTTGGTCGGTGATGTTCCATGGGatatgttctcttcttcttgtaaaaGACTCAGAATCATGAAAGGATCCGATGCTCCTACTCTAGACGCTTCCTTATGA